The Terriglobia bacterium genome segment TTTGACCCTATTACGGCTAAAGAACGGCTAAAGAACACCTAAAGAAGTCCTGAATTCTTTATAAAGATGTCGCTCACTCGCCACCACGTCGGCCGCGTTCCTGGGTAACAATGTGCACGTCCAAAGCCGGGGCAGCGCGGAGAAAGCGTTGAATTGCTGTTAGATAGAGATATTGTTCCCATCCACGCACAGCCGAGCGGCCGAAAATAATTTGCGTGATCTTGTATTCCTTAGCAAAAGCAGCGACTGTCTTGGGAACGTCCTTTCCCTGTAAAGTAACGATCTTCGCCTTGAGGTTCTCCGCGAAGCGCTGGTTCGCTGTTAGTGACTGGCGGTCTTCTTCTGCCATCTCCTCGCCGGTATCGACGTGAACCACATAAAACTCAGCAGCGTCGACACCTCGCGCAAGCCGGGCGCCTCTTGCAATCAGTTGCTGCGATGAGCTTTCCGCGCTGATGCAAACTGCGATGCGCTCGCTCACACCCCAACTCTGGTCAATGTTCTTCTTCTGGAGGTATTCATCCAGGCTGCGATCTACCGAATGGGTGACGTGCCGCAACGCAAGTTCACGAAGGGCCAGCAGATTGCCGCGACGGAAGAAATTGGTGAGTGCTTTGTCCGCCCGTTCGACGGGGTAGATGTCGCCCCGACGCATTCGCGTTTGCAGCGCTTCCGGGGTGAGGTCCGCCAAAACGATCTCATCCGCGCGTTCCAGCACCCAGTCAGGAACAGTCTCACGTACCTGGATTCCAGTGATGCTCTGCACGATCGGGGTTGCGCTCTCGACGTGCTGGACGTTCAATGTGGCAAGGACATCGATATTGGCCTTGAGGATTTCGATTACGTCCTCATATCGTTTTTTATGGCGACTTCCTTCGACGTTGGTGTGAGCCAGTTCATCAATCAATACCA includes the following:
- a CDS encoding histidine kinase codes for the protein MAKTPEQWLEQTAAEKKAGIFKLFLGYAPGVGKTYNMLSEALRRKQRGEDVVAGIIETHGRKGVAELASQLEQVPRRRLEYKGTLFDEMDVDAIVARKPAVVLIDELAHTNVEGSRHKKRYEDVIEILKANIDVLATLNVQHVESATPIVQSITGIQVRETVPDWVLERADEIVLADLTPEALQTRMRRGDIYPVERADKALTNFFRRGNLLALRELALRHVTHSVDRSLDEYLQKKNIDQSWGVSERIAVCISAESSSQQLIARGARLARGVDAAEFYVVHVDTGEEMAEEDRQSLTANQRFAENLKAKIVTLQGKDVPKTVAAFAKEYKITQIIFGRSAVRGWEQYLYLTAIQRFLRAAPALDVHIVTQERGRRGGE